A genomic segment from Actinomyces lilanjuaniae encodes:
- a CDS encoding DUF4342 domain-containing protein: MTTQKTPKPGAGEPGQQSGTTSQPSGSHTVLEWIDVAGDQLVSTVRRLMADGSVRRVVLRDSSGRELFSIPMTAGVIAGGVTVVAAPVLAAVGVVAAMVTRVTLEVERTSPGSATGAADPGPTGEERRNTPPADADTAPPPRLSLPPRGASAEETPQTGDTTG; the protein is encoded by the coding sequence ATGACGACACAGAAGACACCTAAGCCCGGGGCAGGTGAGCCCGGCCAGCAGTCTGGTACCACTAGCCAGCCGAGTGGTTCCCACACGGTCCTGGAGTGGATCGACGTGGCTGGGGACCAGCTTGTCTCCACCGTCAGGCGGCTTATGGCCGACGGGAGCGTCCGCCGCGTGGTCCTGCGGGACTCATCGGGGCGTGAGCTGTTCAGCATCCCGATGACGGCAGGCGTGATAGCCGGAGGCGTCACGGTTGTGGCCGCGCCGGTGCTCGCCGCTGTCGGCGTCGTTGCCGCCATGGTCACCAGGGTGACTCTGGAGGTGGAGCGTACTAGTCCCGGTTCCGCGACGGGGGCTGCTGATCCCGGGCCGACTGGGGAGGAGAGAAGGAACACGCCACCAGCCGATGCTGATACGGCTCCACCACCCCGCCTCTCCCTCCCACCCAGGGGCGCGAGTGCCGAGGAGACGCCCCAGACGGGGGACACGACTGGCTGA
- a CDS encoding SDR family oxidoreductase, with product MHDFGGRTVLITGASGGIGGATARMLAAQGAQVLACGRDENALAALAAQTGATTLRFDVTKEDEVRDAIEGRDLDGVVNCAGWGGAIETPQEADVEVFDKVMAINARSTLLVTKHASRQMIRHGRGGSIVNVSSQASLVGLTGHIAYGSSKAAMDNMTRVSALELGRYNIRVNSVNPTVVMTPMSAWYWGRPEIEGPFLEQMPLGRWATEDDVAGPVVFLLSDQAAMITGVCLPVDGGYTNR from the coding sequence ATGCACGACTTCGGCGGACGAACAGTTCTGATCACCGGCGCAAGCGGAGGCATCGGGGGCGCAACCGCACGCATGCTGGCGGCCCAGGGCGCTCAGGTGCTGGCCTGTGGACGCGACGAGAACGCCCTGGCTGCTCTCGCCGCCCAGACCGGCGCCACCACCTTACGCTTCGACGTCACCAAGGAGGACGAGGTCCGTGACGCCATTGAGGGACGGGACCTTGACGGCGTAGTCAACTGCGCCGGCTGGGGAGGCGCCATCGAGACGCCCCAGGAGGCTGACGTCGAGGTCTTCGACAAGGTCATGGCGATCAACGCCCGCAGCACGCTGCTGGTTACCAAGCACGCCTCGCGGCAGATGATCCGTCACGGCCGGGGCGGCTCCATCGTTAACGTATCCAGCCAGGCCAGCCTCGTGGGACTCACGGGACACATCGCCTACGGGTCCTCCAAGGCGGCGATGGACAACATGACCCGGGTCAGCGCGCTGGAGCTGGGCCGCTACAACATCCGTGTCAACAGCGTCAACCCTACCGTCGTGATGACCCCTATGTCCGCCTGGTACTGGGGGCGGCCCGAGATCGAGGGCCCTTTCCTCGAGCAGATGCCGCTAGGACGATGGGCCACCGAGGACGACGTCGCCGGCCCCGTCGTCTTCCTCCTCAGCGACCAGGCGGCCATGATCACCGGGGTCTGCCTGCCCGTCGACGGAGGCTACACCAACAGGTGA
- a CDS encoding RbtT/DalT/CsbX family MFS transporter, translated as MDIGMPRKLAFGFLAIAVFMTGDGFELTFLSPYLVDQGFTSPQASLVFTCYGFMAALAGWSSGVLAEMFGAKRVMMIGGTSWLALHLVFVGIALPLGSYPLILSVYAIRGLSYPLFIYSFVVLIAQTVDTSRLASAMGWFWTSYSIGIGVLGAYLPSWIVPVVGEYRTLWISLAWASVGTVICLALVPTSPRNASADLDRGAKIRELARGATILAENREIALAAVVRIICNLTLYGFPVIMPLYLATDEDGGGEWITQQQWMRVWALMFLVTVFGNVFWGIIGDRFGWMRQMRWYGCWFCAAGTLAFYYIPSSLVATSGSCTPPPRCWEWALPLSFPWARSSPLSPRSTVARRYRHTIWPQA; from the coding sequence ATGGATATCGGAATGCCCCGCAAGCTGGCCTTCGGCTTCCTCGCCATAGCCGTCTTCATGACAGGGGACGGATTTGAGCTGACCTTCCTGTCCCCCTACCTGGTTGACCAGGGGTTCACGTCGCCCCAGGCAAGCCTGGTCTTTACCTGCTACGGCTTCATGGCGGCGCTGGCCGGCTGGTCCTCAGGGGTCCTGGCCGAGATGTTCGGCGCCAAGCGCGTCATGATGATCGGCGGCACGTCGTGGCTGGCGCTGCACCTGGTGTTCGTGGGCATAGCCCTGCCACTGGGGTCCTACCCCCTGATCCTGTCGGTCTACGCGATCCGAGGCCTGTCCTACCCGCTGTTCATCTACTCCTTCGTGGTGCTTATCGCCCAGACCGTGGACACATCCAGACTCGCCTCAGCCATGGGGTGGTTCTGGACCTCTTACTCCATCGGTATCGGCGTGCTCGGGGCCTACCTGCCCAGCTGGATCGTGCCCGTCGTCGGGGAGTACCGCACCCTGTGGATCTCACTGGCCTGGGCGAGCGTAGGCACCGTCATCTGCCTCGCGCTGGTACCCACCTCCCCGCGGAACGCGAGCGCAGACCTGGACCGGGGCGCCAAGATACGCGAACTGGCACGCGGCGCCACGATCCTGGCCGAGAACCGGGAGATTGCCCTGGCGGCAGTGGTAAGGATCATCTGCAACCTCACGCTCTACGGGTTTCCCGTCATCATGCCGCTCTACCTGGCCACCGACGAGGACGGCGGAGGCGAGTGGATCACACAGCAGCAGTGGATGCGTGTCTGGGCGCTGATGTTCCTGGTGACCGTCTTTGGGAACGTGTTCTGGGGGATTATCGGCGACCGCTTTGGGTGGATGAGACAGATGCGCTGGTACGGATGCTGGTTCTGCGCCGCAGGTACCCTGGCCTTCTACTACATCCCCAGCTCTTTGGTGGCAACCTCTGGCTCCTGTACGCCGCCGCCACGCTGTTGGGAATGGGCTTTACCGCTTTCGTTCCCATGGGCGCGATCTTCCCCGCTATCGCCCCGGAGCACCGTGGCGCGGCGATATCGGCACACAATCTGGCCTCAGGCCTGA